Proteins from a genomic interval of Lycium ferocissimum isolate CSIRO_LF1 chromosome 2, AGI_CSIRO_Lferr_CH_V1, whole genome shotgun sequence:
- the LOC132046357 gene encoding deoxyhypusine synthase isoform X1 yields the protein MGEALKENVMESVRSVVFKESENLEGSCQKIQGYDFNKGVNYAQLFKSMVSTGFQASNLGDAIQIVNQMLDWRLSHELPTEDCSEEERDVVYRESVTCKIFLGFTSNLVSSGVRDTVRYLVQHRMVDVVVTTAGGIEEDLIKCLAPTYKGDFSLPGAVLRSKGLNRIGNLLVPNDNYCKFENWIIPIFDQMYEEQINEKVLWTPSKVIARLGKEINDETSYLYWAYKNRIPVFCPGLTDGSLGDMLYFHSFKKGDPDNPDLNPGLVIDIVGDIRAVNSEAVHAGLRKTGMIILGGGLPKHHVCNANMMRNGADFAVYINTAQEFDGSDSGARPDEAVSWGKIRGGAKTVKVHCDATIAFPILVAETFAAKSKEFSQIRCQV from the exons ATGGGAGAAGCCTTGAAAGAGAACGTAATGGAGTCAGTAAGATCAGTTGTTTTCAAAGAATCAGAAAATCTTGAAGGTTCTTGCCAAAAAATCCAAGGCTATGATTTCAATAAAGGTGTTAACTATGCTCAGCTTTTCAAGTCTATGGTTTCCACTGGTTTCCAAGCTTCTAATCTTGGTGACGCCATTCAAATTGTTAATCAAATG CTAGATTGGAGGCTTTCACATGAGCTACCCACGGAGGATTgcagtgaagaagaaagagatgtTGTATACAGAGAGTCGGTGACCTGCAAAATCTTTTTGGGTTTCACTTCAAACCTTGTTTCTTCTGGAGTTAGAGACACCGTCCGCTACCTTGTTCAGCACCGTATG GTTGATGTTGTGGTTACTACAGCTGGTGGTATTGAGGAGGATCTCATAAAATGCCTTGCACCAACCTACAAGGGGGACTTTTCCTTACCTGGAGCTGTTCTACGCTCGAAAGGATTGAACCGTATTGGTAACTTATTGGTTCCTAATGACAACTACTGCAAATTTGAGAATTGGATCATCCCAATTTTCGACCAAATGTATGAGGAGCAGATTAATGAG AAGGTTCTGTGGACACCATCCAAAGTCATTGCTCGCCTGGGTAAAGAAATTAACGATGAGACCTCATACTTGTATTGGGCTTACAAG AACCGGATTCCTGTCTTCTGCCCCGGCTTAACCGATGGATCACTGGGTGACATGCTATACTTCCATTCTTTCAAAAAAGGAGATCCAGATAATCCAGATCTTAATCCTGGTCTAGTCATAGACATTGTAGGAG ATATCAGGGCCGTGAATAGTGAAGCTGTCCATGCTGGTTTGAGGAAGACGGGAATGATTATCCTGGGTGGAGGGCTGCCTAAGCACCATGTTTGCAATGCCAATATGATGCGCAATGGTGCAGATTTTGCTGTGTACATTAACACTGCACAAGAGTTTGATGGTAGTGATTCTGGTGCCCGTCCTGATGAAGCTGTATCATGGGGAAAGATACGTGGTGGTGCCAAGACCGTTAAG GTGCATTGTGATGCAACAATTGCATTTCCCATATTAGTAGCTGAGACATTTGCAGCTAAGAGTAAGGAATTCTCCCAGATAAGGTGCCAAGTTTGA
- the LOC132046357 gene encoding deoxyhypusine synthase isoform X2: MVDVVVTTAGGIEEDLIKCLAPTYKGDFSLPGAVLRSKGLNRIGNLLVPNDNYCKFENWIIPIFDQMYEEQINEKVLWTPSKVIARLGKEINDETSYLYWAYKNRIPVFCPGLTDGSLGDMLYFHSFKKGDPDNPDLNPGLVIDIVGDIRAVNSEAVHAGLRKTGMIILGGGLPKHHVCNANMMRNGADFAVYINTAQEFDGSDSGARPDEAVSWGKIRGGAKTVKVHCDATIAFPILVAETFAAKSKEFSQIRCQV; encoded by the exons ATG GTTGATGTTGTGGTTACTACAGCTGGTGGTATTGAGGAGGATCTCATAAAATGCCTTGCACCAACCTACAAGGGGGACTTTTCCTTACCTGGAGCTGTTCTACGCTCGAAAGGATTGAACCGTATTGGTAACTTATTGGTTCCTAATGACAACTACTGCAAATTTGAGAATTGGATCATCCCAATTTTCGACCAAATGTATGAGGAGCAGATTAATGAG AAGGTTCTGTGGACACCATCCAAAGTCATTGCTCGCCTGGGTAAAGAAATTAACGATGAGACCTCATACTTGTATTGGGCTTACAAG AACCGGATTCCTGTCTTCTGCCCCGGCTTAACCGATGGATCACTGGGTGACATGCTATACTTCCATTCTTTCAAAAAAGGAGATCCAGATAATCCAGATCTTAATCCTGGTCTAGTCATAGACATTGTAGGAG ATATCAGGGCCGTGAATAGTGAAGCTGTCCATGCTGGTTTGAGGAAGACGGGAATGATTATCCTGGGTGGAGGGCTGCCTAAGCACCATGTTTGCAATGCCAATATGATGCGCAATGGTGCAGATTTTGCTGTGTACATTAACACTGCACAAGAGTTTGATGGTAGTGATTCTGGTGCCCGTCCTGATGAAGCTGTATCATGGGGAAAGATACGTGGTGGTGCCAAGACCGTTAAG GTGCATTGTGATGCAACAATTGCATTTCCCATATTAGTAGCTGAGACATTTGCAGCTAAGAGTAAGGAATTCTCCCAGATAAGGTGCCAAGTTTGA